The following proteins come from a genomic window of Montipora foliosa isolate CH-2021 chromosome 2, ASM3666993v2, whole genome shotgun sequence:
- the LOC137992398 gene encoding TIMELESS-interacting protein-like isoform X2 produces the protein MSGHRIICTSDDANEGREALDLFNDDDPFSLPPPLPPLSPERDDSTNNDGAENQHDQSASDINKKEPHKKRRVNRSPRPKLDEVRLCGDRGIPALRHICEDIKFKGKGHEVSDLKLLMQRYEHWAHRLFPKFPFMDVVEQVENLSAKKLVQNCIKRVRRGEEESVNDEDRSDTETAPNNQEIHENGTDEAPSQEGGGAVDNNLQTFGVQVEASNKMVILTPEQQERIRLNRERALAKRKAAQEKQTGQINTENGEIVQTAESEHISGEAANNLRKDGNELQNHALENNLVEANDIEMANELFEGDTVLLKDDEKQSTKNGHPASLPSMAAPDEDRVVVEDSEMDAAESDDVIGGAGNTESGSGFLDGGDKPELNGPKSDDDSSISTKELPHGTTIDALALNQGKDGIFISSHSNIDESANAKLDASALEKEVNVETLGVPNPHANPPALGVVSEVEEPSFAQMETE, from the exons ATGTCGGGGCATCGAATAATATGTACGAGCGATGATGCTAACGAAGGAAGGGAAGCTCTGGACTTGTTTAATGACGATGATCCCTTCAGTCTTCCACCGCCATTACCGCCTCTGTCGCCAGAAAGAGACGATAGCACGAACAATGATGGCGCGGAAAATCAACATGATCAATCTGCAAGCGACATCAACAAGAAGGAACCTCATAAAAAGCGAAGAGTGAACAGATCGCCAAGGCCTAAACTCGACGAAGTCAG ATTGTGTGGAGATCGTGGAATTCCAGCTTTGAGACATATTTGTGAAGACATTAAATTTAAAGGCAAGGGACATGAG gTGTCAGATCTAAAGCTTTTGATGCAGCGATATGAACACTGGGCTCATCGATTGTTTCCAAAATTTCCATTTATGGATGTGGTGGAACAAGTTGAAaatttaagtgccaaaaagctTGTTCAG AATTGCATCAAAAGAGTGAGGAGAGGTGAAGAGGAATCCGTAAATGACGAGGACAGATCTGATACAGAAACTGCACCAAACAACCAAG AAATTCACGAAAATGGGACTGATGAAGCACCATCACAGGAAGGTGGTGGAGCTGTGGATAACAAT CTGCAAACGTTTGGTGTGCAGGTAGAGGCCAGTAATAAAATG GTTATTTTAACTCCCGAACAACAAGAACGCATTCGCCTAAATAGAGAAAGAGCACTAGCGAAACGGAAAGCAGCTCAAGAGAAACAGACTGGGCAGATAAACACAGAAAATGGCGAAATAG TTCAAACTGCAGAATCAGAACACATCTCGGGAGAGGCTGCTAATAATTTAAGGAAGGACGGCAATGAACTACAAAACCATGCCTTGGAGAATAATCTCGTTGAAGCAAACGACATCGAAATGGCGAATGAACTGTTCGAAGGAGATACTGTGTTACTTAAGGATGATGAAAAACAATCTACTAAGAATGGACATCCTGCCAGTTTACCTTCCATGGCTGCTCCAGATGAGGATCGTGTAGTTGTGGAAGATAGTGAAATGGACGCTGCTGAATCGGATGATGTTATTGGAGGTGCGGGAAATACCGAGAGTGGAAGTGGCTTTCTTGACGGCGGCGACAAGCCAGAACTCAATGGCCCTAAATCAGATGATGATTCGAGTATTTCTACTAAAGAGTTGCCACATGGCACAACCATTGACGCTCTTGCCTTAAATCAAGGTAAAGACGGAATTTTTATCTCTTCGCATAGCAATATTGATGAGTCTGCCAATGCGAAACTTGATGCCTCAGCACTTGAGAAAGAGGTTAACGTCGAAACACTGGGCGTCCCGAATCCGCATGCAAACCCACCAGCCCTCGGCGTCGTTAGCGAAGTAGAAGAACCTTCGTTTGCCCAAATGGAGACGGAGTAG
- the LOC137992398 gene encoding TIMELESS-interacting protein-like isoform X1: protein MSGHRIICTSDDANEGREALDLFNDDDPFSLPPPLPPLSPERDDSTNNDGAENQHDQSASDINKKEPHKKRRVNRSPRPKLDEVRLCGDRGIPALRHICEDIKFKGKGHEVSDLKLLMQRYEHWAHRLFPKFPFMDVVEQVENLSAKKLVQNCIKRVRRGEEESVNDEDRSDTETAPNNQEIHENGTDEAPSQEGGGAVDNNLQTFGVQVEASNKMVILTPEQQERIRLNRERALAKRKAAQEKQTGQINTENGEIEVQTAESEHISGEAANNLRKDGNELQNHALENNLVEANDIEMANELFEGDTVLLKDDEKQSTKNGHPASLPSMAAPDEDRVVVEDSEMDAAESDDVIGGAGNTESGSGFLDGGDKPELNGPKSDDDSSISTKELPHGTTIDALALNQGKDGIFISSHSNIDESANAKLDASALEKEVNVETLGVPNPHANPPALGVVSEVEEPSFAQMETE from the exons ATGTCGGGGCATCGAATAATATGTACGAGCGATGATGCTAACGAAGGAAGGGAAGCTCTGGACTTGTTTAATGACGATGATCCCTTCAGTCTTCCACCGCCATTACCGCCTCTGTCGCCAGAAAGAGACGATAGCACGAACAATGATGGCGCGGAAAATCAACATGATCAATCTGCAAGCGACATCAACAAGAAGGAACCTCATAAAAAGCGAAGAGTGAACAGATCGCCAAGGCCTAAACTCGACGAAGTCAG ATTGTGTGGAGATCGTGGAATTCCAGCTTTGAGACATATTTGTGAAGACATTAAATTTAAAGGCAAGGGACATGAG gTGTCAGATCTAAAGCTTTTGATGCAGCGATATGAACACTGGGCTCATCGATTGTTTCCAAAATTTCCATTTATGGATGTGGTGGAACAAGTTGAAaatttaagtgccaaaaagctTGTTCAG AATTGCATCAAAAGAGTGAGGAGAGGTGAAGAGGAATCCGTAAATGACGAGGACAGATCTGATACAGAAACTGCACCAAACAACCAAG AAATTCACGAAAATGGGACTGATGAAGCACCATCACAGGAAGGTGGTGGAGCTGTGGATAACAAT CTGCAAACGTTTGGTGTGCAGGTAGAGGCCAGTAATAAAATG GTTATTTTAACTCCCGAACAACAAGAACGCATTCGCCTAAATAGAGAAAGAGCACTAGCGAAACGGAAAGCAGCTCAAGAGAAACAGACTGGGCAGATAAACACAGAAAATGGCGAAATAG AAGTTCAAACTGCAGAATCAGAACACATCTCGGGAGAGGCTGCTAATAATTTAAGGAAGGACGGCAATGAACTACAAAACCATGCCTTGGAGAATAATCTCGTTGAAGCAAACGACATCGAAATGGCGAATGAACTGTTCGAAGGAGATACTGTGTTACTTAAGGATGATGAAAAACAATCTACTAAGAATGGACATCCTGCCAGTTTACCTTCCATGGCTGCTCCAGATGAGGATCGTGTAGTTGTGGAAGATAGTGAAATGGACGCTGCTGAATCGGATGATGTTATTGGAGGTGCGGGAAATACCGAGAGTGGAAGTGGCTTTCTTGACGGCGGCGACAAGCCAGAACTCAATGGCCCTAAATCAGATGATGATTCGAGTATTTCTACTAAAGAGTTGCCACATGGCACAACCATTGACGCTCTTGCCTTAAATCAAGGTAAAGACGGAATTTTTATCTCTTCGCATAGCAATATTGATGAGTCTGCCAATGCGAAACTTGATGCCTCAGCACTTGAGAAAGAGGTTAACGTCGAAACACTGGGCGTCCCGAATCCGCATGCAAACCCACCAGCCCTCGGCGTCGTTAGCGAAGTAGAAGAACCTTCGTTTGCCCAAATGGAGACGGAGTAG